The proteins below come from a single Thunnus thynnus chromosome 10, fThuThy2.1, whole genome shotgun sequence genomic window:
- the LOC137191373 gene encoding histone-lysine N-methyltransferase ASH1L-like isoform X1 has protein sequence MDQRVKGGTPPTTNSTLDPSPAPEDADQDQVAEKRRRGEGENGDVGKKEEERRGAGKKREGDKGAVLELLIEGRCGSAGQQQLQISGRETSCPEGNVRLRIGLQAKRTKKPPKILESYVCKPTIRTYQRQARGGLLKGDGEGGAGQQSKTSSTPDEATRENRSGLDAVQTTSKQTASAASPPVASSSLSSSSSSSSSQPLSLSSTYTTAPTPASVPAIASQGTKSAKQVPIKLADKTEANSNGSSERVKKEKLPSVNGQPVPAGLKPCSPTTDQTASTTSSTPSIQTLSATETRNEGKTSKKHNGLVQTKKQKGLSNGKGSADSLGNTPPSKIKVGKHSSSSSVSPMDSSTRPPVSTSSYKSRPDSPCSPSVTPKPQSSPTVDPSSAQSQDQDPSLQPSQEKKREKERKVKKEKRKEKKSKRDRLEAERAKSESRKEEGKKKKKEKGKDGKSRHGKEKDERHRTDDTWRDELKTERGKAEKKSDKLTPDGQRTEDNNAKCGETVDCGKLDKTSKVVNPGRPDEKDRADDSCKPVKQAEPATTTGDTSKSKEQDVSRHSTVPPNHPSSSAPPSLPTPPARAPVSPPSSPQEQDSRPLKKRKARRPSWTKLVHRAQRAENQEAPSDSQHNPLLSFPQNPKTSLPAKTAIQQTDESHPAPSSSLTSSSSPLSSATKPSSPKQSHPTSDPSPPASRCPVTPSRKRGRPKSHTYILDEPPPRLSPNAIPTEVPPLGCDGVQKAPVLEPSPILQSAAQSKSSPKKRGRPPKRPLPEDQSGDALNQTDDTLRSTDFHPPEKGNRQLKIRRLINEMKKRKKRRLHKVMLSGYVGKEARRSEAADGETSLRMCKSIETTTVHTLSALSSFGGKLGPQINVSKRGTIYMGKRRGRKPKAQTANLNSNSQNYTQSSLFTNPSETSLFSSNQSQPPPSHPFPSPSLTHSSGAQSPYSEGSVTEPTSLLFPHPFSLPSPSSSCTSPRPPSSSSLSPFVKKSCPCQGRHHFPFHQSSCKLSCPTPPLHHTPGSPGHLKEATPSPRSESHSEETLPSDSGIGTDNNSVSERGEMRGARGMLRLGQGSVILGGQKHSSFVDRSSSVSSPLSHIPRHTNPITNSTTLEQHRDRHRHRRRDYDCSSSCTCLCPCPCPGHNKCTHSDYYSCLGHNALKRQKNKHKKKHQQLHMQDPEFLSELEDLIAQFSEVHIGRRSWARTGLGQGFDGSGNAAGGRRHHSSSHSLRSNIFRINLNGFYSPHPSSYSANPSFSPQPFYPCQPVHCNRKPDRRQCGCPSKFQETIENMGFYSSYPPATTLYHHLPSSYPLPSPHQYAPHQPHHAHFLLNPARFHRRRSRLLREGALGGEVEGDMGGGGGGGPHLSSGFTSSLSCGCGRSEHKHKHKHRHRQCERDMDDEEELHEDEEEDGMEREGLSSSKPRSRFILGQGEGVRKGTRGMGSMMSPWLCENGNDSFSSAAASSSSSSTERFKHTSLTSLGLGSSHLSSFGGGWGGLGQSWTKLGGLGGTGFGNSSWRSFNGERHTGRIIESDGEDDDGEDVQQSHLYRTSPSPTHTNLFTSAAMATGGRGLRSGLASRNQGSGDRSWRRDEPAWTERREAGLQGDSRSRGQQKSVPTPDSVEVKNKRRPGRPRKHPLPSTLSSPTHSSAAPPMSSPDLLPGYSHSRDGREVGGRREERGPERDRGGNDTVQQVTESELQAKRKRGRKRKHGDSPCHQSVAEDKPECDTPTECFSQSDVDQAPSQPVTVQREERADGPPRKKFLRAGLYSDDYKTTDPPSQAQQLCKGSMDYTPGEHEFSLLPAPIHVGKYLRLKRIHFQLPYDVMWLWRHNQLERQPAVPLKRKRRYCRVKERTVSSHQTAEESSSDITSLFPHLDMEPLTSSERSFVVKHHVFLVRNWELVRDRQIRVRIERERERDAEVEERDSQRLSCDGANGDDSHIKSDQQVGVEVTVISSDPRQQSQDTSSLLTASPCPTETQNRQEEEGEEEKRGEEEVCSREQRRKRLNDLLLTLQHS, from the exons ATGGACCAGAGAGTGAAGGGGGGTACCCCTCCAACCACGAACTCCACTCTGGACCCCTCCCCTGCACCTGAAGATGCTGACCAGGACCAAGTGGcggagaaaaggaggagaggtgAGGGGGAGAATGGAGATGtagggaagaaagaggaggagagaagaggagctgggaaaaagagagaaggagacaagGGGGCAGTACTGGAGTTGCTCATCGAGGGGCGCTGTGGAAGCGCAGGGCAGCAACAGCTTCAGATATCTGGCAGAGAGACTAGCTGCCCTGAGGGGAATGTACGACTCCGGATTGGACTCCAGGCCAAACGCACCAAGAAGCCGCCCAAGATTTTGGAGAGCTATGTCTGCAAGCCCACCATCAGGACCTATCAGAGACAGGCCAGGGGGGGACTGCTGAAGGGGGATGGAGAGGGAGGAGCGGGCCAACAGAGTAAAACCAGTTCTACTCCAGACGAGGCAACCAGGGAGAATCGCTCAGGCTTGGATGCTGTCCAGACCACATCCAAACAAACTGCATCTGCTGCTTCACCACCAgttgcatcatcatcattatcatcgtcatcatcatcttcgTCATCGCAGCCACTGTCTTTATCATCGACATATACTACAGCTCCTACCCCAGCCTCAGTCCCTGCCATAGCCAGCCAAGGGACCAAGTCTGCCAAACAG GTTCCTATCAAACTGGCAGATAAGACAGAGGCGAATTCAAATGGCTCATCTGAGAGAGTGAAGAAAGAGAAGCTTCCTAGCGTCAATGGCCAGCCAGTACCTGCTGGACTCAAACCCTGCTCGCCCACAACAGACCAGACAGCTTCAACAACCTCTTCCACCCCATCCATCCAAACGCTCTCTGCGACGGAAACCAGGAATGAAGGAAAAACCTCCAAGAAACATAATGGTTTGGTgcagacaaagaaacagaagGGGCTATCGAATGGAAAAGGCTCTGCTGACAGCCTTGGCAATACCCCTCCTTCGAAAATCAAAGTTGGAAAACACAGCAgttcctcctctgtttctcccATGGACTCGTCTACAAGACCTCcagtctccaccagctcctatAAGAGTAGACCAGACTCTCCTTGCTCTCCCTCGGTCACCCCTAAACCACAATCCTCCCCCACTGTGGATCCCTCTTCGGCCCAATCCCAAGATCAGGATCCCTCCCTACAGCCctcacaagagaaaaagagagagaaagagaggaaagtgaagaaagagaaacGGAAAGAGAAAAAATCAAAGCGAGATAGGTTGGAGGCTGAAAGAGCAAAGAGTGAAAGCAGAAAGGAGGAaggcaaaaagaagaaaaaagagaaagggaaagatgGTAAATCGAGGCACGGTAAAGAAAAGGATGAAAGACATAGGACTGATGATACATGGAGGGATGAACTCAAGACTGAAAGAGGAAAGGCTGAGAAAAAGAGTGATAAGCTTACCCCAGACGGACAAAGAACAGAAGATAATAATGCAAAATGTGGTGAAACAGTTGACTGTGGTAAATTAGATAAAACCTCTAAAGTAGTGAACCCAGGAAGACCAGATGAGAAGGACAGGGCGGACGACAGTtgcaaaccagttaaacaagcTGAGccagcaacaacaacaggtgACACCAGTAAATCAAAAGAACAAGATGTCTCAAGACATTCAACTGTGCCTCCAAACCACccctcttcttctgctcctccctctctgcccaCTCCTCCTGCCCGTGCCCCCGTttctcccccttcctccccccaAGAGCAGGACAGCAGACCGCTCAAGAAACGTAAAGCCAGGCGGCCCAGCTGGACCAAGCTGGTGCACCGAGCTCAGAGGGCGGAGAATCAGGAAGCCCCCTCAGATTCTCAGCATAATCCTTTACTAAGTTTTCCCCAGAACCCCAAGACGTCCCTTCCTGCCAAGACTGCTATTCAGCAGACTGATGAGTCACACCCAGCTCCCTCTAGCTCCTTAACCAGCagctcctcccctctctcttctgcAACCAAACCTTCATCCCCAAAGCAGAGTCACCCCACATCAGATCCTAGCCCCCCTGCTTCCAGATGCCCTGTAACCCCTTCCCGAAAAAGGGGCCGCCCTAAATCCCACACCTATATCTTAGATGAACCTCCCCCTAGACTGTCACCAAACGCCATCCCAACTGAGGTGCCGCCTTTGGGGTGTGACGGAGTTCAGAAAGCCCCTGTGCTGGAGCCAAGTCCAATACTGCAGAGTGCTGCACAGTCTAAATCCAGCCCGAAGAAGCGTGGCCGTCCTCCCAAACGACCCCTCCCTGAGGACCAGAGTGGAGATGCACTGAATCAAACTGATGATACCCTCAGGAGTACAGATTTTCATCCTCCTGAAAAGGGAAACAGGCAGCTAAAGATCAGGAGGCTGATAAAtgagatgaagaaaagaaagaagaggagactTCACAAAGTAATGCTGTCTGGGTATGTAGGGAAGGAGGCAAGGAGAAGCGAGGCAGCAGATGGCGAGACCTCTTTAAGAATGTGTAAATCGATAGAGACTACAACAGTACACACGCTCTCAGCCCTGTCCTCCTTTGGGGGTAAGCTGGGCCCTCAGATCAATGTTAGCAAGAGAGGGACCATCTACATGGGCAAGAGGCGAGGACGCAAGCCTAAAGCTCAAACAGCTAACCTAAATTCCAACTCCCAGAACTACACTCAGTCGTCTCTGTTTACCAATCCCTCTGAAACATCTCTCTTCTCGTCTAACCAATCCCAGCCTCCTCCGTCTCACCCCTTTCCCTCCCCATCTCTCACCCACTCCAGTGGGGCCCAGAGCCCTTACAGTGAGGGAAGCGTCACAGAACCTACATCCCTACTTTTTCCTCACcctttctccctcccttccccaTCATCCTCCTGTACCTCCCCCcgtcctccctcctcctcatccctctctccctttgtgAAGAAGAGTTGTCCATGCCAGGGAAGGCATCACTTCCCCTTTCACCAGTCTTCATGTAAGCTGTCCTGTCCCACCCCTCCACTGCATCACACACCTGGCTCTCCTGGCCACCTAAAAGAGGCCACCCCCTCCCCCAGGAGCGAATCGCACAGCGAAGAGACGTTGCCTAGTGACAGCGGCATTGGAACGGATAACAACAGCGTCTCTGAGCGAGGGGAGATGAGGGGAGCTCGAGGCATGCTCAGGTTGGGTCAAGGGTCAGTGATTCTAGGGGGTCAAAAACACTCCTCTTTTGTGGACcgttcctcctctgtctcctcaccCCTCTCTCACATCCCTAGACACACAAACCCCATCACCAACTCGACTACTCTGGAGCAGCACAGAGATAGACACAGGCACAGGCGGAGGGATTACGACTGCTCCTCTTCCTGTACTTGCTTGTGCCCGTGCCCCTGTCCAGGACACAACAAGTGCACTCATTCGGACTATTATTCTTGCCTTGGGCACAATGCactgaagagacagaaaaataaacacaagaagAAGCACCAGCAGCTGCACATGCAGGATCCAGAGTTTCTGTCTGAACTAGAAGATCTGATCGCTCAGTTCAGCGAGGTCCATATCGGAAGGAGAAGTTGGGCAAGGACAGGATTGGGACAGGGATTTGATGGGAGCGGAAACGCTGCTGGGGGAAGGCGCCAtcactcttcctctcattctctcCGCTCCAACATCTTCAGGATCAATCTGAATGGCTTTTACTCGCCTCACCCTTCATCTTACTCTGCTAATCCCTCCTTCTCCCCCCAGCCTTTCTACCCCTGCCAGCCAGTGCATTGTAACAGAAAGCCGGACCGTAGGCAGTGCGGTTGCCCTTCAAAGTTCCAGGAGACCATTGAAAATATGGGCTTTTACAGCAGCTATCCCCCAGCCACAACACTTTACCACCACCTACCCAGCTCCTACCCGCTTCCATCTCCACACCAGTACGCCCCACATCAGCCCCACCATGCCCACTTCCTCCTCAACCCTGCTAGATTCCACAGACGCAGGAGCAGGTTGCTGAGGGAGGGAGCTTTAGGAGGAGAGGTCGAAGGAGATATGGGAGGAGGCGGTGGAGGAGGCCCACACCTCAGCTCAGGGTTCACATCCAGCCTCTCCTGTGGCTGTGGCAGGAgcgaacacaaacacaaacacaaacatcgtCACAGGCAATGTGAGCGAGACATGGATGACGAGGAGGAGTTgcatgaggatgaggaggaagacgGTATGGAGAGAGAAGGGCTGTCCAGTTCAAAGCCAAGGTCAAGATTCATTTTAGGGCAAGGAGAAGGAGTAAGGAAAGGGACAAGAGGAATGGGGAGTATGATGTCGCCTTGGTTATGTGAGAACGGAAATGATtccttctcctctgctgctgcctcatcatcttcatcttcaacCGAGAGGTTCAAACATACATCTCTCACCTCACTGGGCCTGGGTTCCTCTCACCTGTCTTCATTTGGAGGAGGCTGGGGTGGCCTGGGCCAGAGTTGGACTAAACTCGGGGGCCTTGGAGGTACAGGATTTGGAAACTCCAGCTGGAGATCCTTCAACGGGGAGCGACACACAGGCCGAATTATTGAATCAGACGGAGAGGACGATGATGGGGAGGACGTTCAACAGTCACATCTGTACAGGACGTCCCCATCCCCGACACATACCAACCTGTTCACATCagctgccatggcaacagggGGGCGCGGTCTGAGGAGTGGATTGGCCAGTAGGAATCAAGGAAGTGGAGACCGGTCATGGAGGAGAGACGAGCCAGCttggacagagaggagagaagcag GTTTACAAGGTGACTCAAGAAGCCGGGGGCAGCAGAAAAGTGTGCCAACACCAGACAGCGTAgaggtgaaaaacaaaagaaggcCAGGACGGCCCAGGAAGCACCCACTGCCCTCCACTTTATCTTCCCCCACACACTCCTCTGCAGCTCCCCCCATGTCATCACCCGACCTCTTGCCAGGATACAGCCACAGCAGAGATGGGAGAGAAGTgggagggagaagagaagaaaggggCCCGGAGAGAGATCGAGGAGGAAACGACACAGTGCAGCAGGTGACAGAGTCAGAGCTGCAAGccaagaggaagagaggacGAAAGAGAAAACATGGTGACTCTCCCTGTCATCAGAG TGTCGCCGAGGATAAACCGGAGTGTGACACCCCCACTGAATGTTTTAGCCAATCAGATGTCGACCAGGCTCCGTCCCAACCAGTAACCGtccaaagagaggagagagcagatgGTCCTCCCAGGAAGAAGTTTCTGAGGGCTGGTCTTTATTCTGATGATTATAAAACTACAGA TCCGCCCTCTCAAGCTCAGCAGTTATGCAAAGGGAGTATGGACTACACCCCAGGGGAGCATGAGTTTAGCCTTTTACCTGCTCCTATCCATGTTG GGAAGTACCTGAGGCTGAAGCGAATTCATTTCCAGTTGCCCTATGATGTTATGTGGCTCTGGCGACACAACCAG CTTGAAAGGCAGCCAGCTGTCCCCCTGAAGAGGAAGCGGCGTTACT GCCGGGTAAAGGAGAGGACTGTATCCTCTCACCAGACAGCG GAAGAGAGCTCTAGTGACATTACCAGCCTCTTTCCTCACCTCGACATGGAGCCTTTGACCAGCAGTGAGAG GAGCTTTGTGGTGAAACACCACGTATTCCTCGTGAGGAACTGGGAGcttgtgagagacagacagatccGAGTGaggatagagagggagagagagagggacgcAGAGGTAGAAGAGAGGGACTCACAACGTCTGTCCTGTGATGGAGCCAATGGGGACGACAGCCACATCAAGTCAG ATCAACAAGTGGGGGTGGAGGTGACGGTTATCAGCAGTGATCCCCGCCAGCAGAGTCAGGACACCTCCAGCTTGCTCACTGCCAGCCCCTGT CCCACCGAAACCCAAAACagacaagaggaggagggagaagaagaaaagcgaGGGGAAGAAGAGGTTTGCAgcagagaacagaggaggaaacGACTGAATGATTTACTTTTGACCCTGCAGCATTCATAA
- the LOC137191373 gene encoding histone-lysine N-methyltransferase ASH1L-like isoform X2 produces the protein MDQRVKGGTPPTTNSTLDPSPAPEDADQDQVAEKRRRGEGENGDVGKKEEERRGAGKKREGDKGAVLELLIEGRCGSAGQQQLQISGRETSCPEGNVRLRIGLQAKRTKKPPKILESYVCKPTIRTYQRQARGGLLKGDGEGGAGQQSKTSSTPDEATRENRSGLDAVQTTSKQTASAASPPVASSSLSSSSSSSSSQPLSLSSTYTTAPTPASVPAIASQGTKSAKQVPIKLADKTEANSNGSSERVKKEKLPSVNGQPVPAGLKPCSPTTDQTASTTSSTPSIQTLSATETRNEGKTSKKHNGLVQTKKQKGLSNGKGSADSLGNTPPSKIKVGKHSSSSSVSPMDSSTRPPVSTSSYKSRPDSPCSPSVTPKPQSSPTVDPSSAQSQDQDPSLQPSQEKKREKERKVKKEKRKEKKSKRDRLEAERAKSESRKEEGKKKKKEKGKDGKSRHGKEKDERHRTDDTWRDELKTERGKAEKKSDKLTPDGQRTEDNNAKCGETVDCGKLDKTSKVVNPGRPDEKDRADDSCKPVKQAEPATTTGDTSKSKEQDVSRHSTVPPNHPSSSAPPSLPTPPARAPVSPPSSPQEQDSRPLKKRKARRPSWTKLVHRAQRAENQEAPSDSQHNPLLSFPQNPKTSLPAKTAIQQTDESHPAPSSSLTSSSSPLSSATKPSSPKQSHPTSDPSPPASRCPVTPSRKRGRPKSHTYILDEPPPRLSPNAIPTEVPPLGCDGVQKAPVLEPSPILQSAAQSKSSPKKRGRPPKRPLPEDQSGDALNQTDDTLRSTDFHPPEKGNRQLKIRRLINEMKKRKKRRLHKVMLSGYVGKEARRSEAADGETSLRMCKSIETTTVHTLSALSSFGGKLGPQINVSKRGTIYMGKRRGRKPKAQTANLNSNSQNYTQSSLFTNPSETSLFSSNQSQPPPSHPFPSPSLTHSSGAQSPYSEGSVTEPTSLLFPHPFSLPSPSSSCTSPRPPSSSSLSPFVKKSCPCQGRHHFPFHQSSCKLSCPTPPLHHTPGSPGHLKEATPSPRSESHSEETLPSDSGIGTDNNSVSERGEMRGARGMLRLGQGSVILGGQKHSSFVDRSSSVSSPLSHIPRHTNPITNSTTLEQHRDRHRHRRRDYDCSSSCTCLCPCPCPGHNKCTHSDYYSCLGHNALKRQKNKHKKKHQQLHMQDPEFLSELEDLIAQFSEVHIGRRSWARTGLGQGFDGSGNAAGGRRHHSSSHSLRSNIFRINLNGFYSPHPSSYSANPSFSPQPFYPCQPVHCNRKPDRRQCGCPSKFQETIENMGFYSSYPPATTLYHHLPSSYPLPSPHQYAPHQPHHAHFLLNPARFHRRRSRLLREGALGGEVEGDMGGGGGGGPHLSSGFTSSLSCGCGRSEHKHKHKHRHRQCERDMDDEEELHEDEEEDGMEREGLSSSKPRSRFILGQGEGVRKGTRGMGSMMSPWLCENGNDSFSSAAASSSSSSTERFKHTSLTSLGLGSSHLSSFGGGWGGLGQSWTKLGGLGGTGFGNSSWRSFNGERHTGRIIESDGEDDDGEDVQQSHLYRTSPSPTHTNLFTSAAMATGGRGLRSGLASRNQGSGDRSWRRDEPAWTERREAGLQGDSRSRGQQKSVPTPDSVEVKNKRRPGRPRKHPLPSTLSSPTHSSAAPPMSSPDLLPGYSHSRDGREVGGRREERGPERDRGGNDTVQQVTESELQAKRKRGRKRKHGDSPCHQSTVC, from the exons ATGGACCAGAGAGTGAAGGGGGGTACCCCTCCAACCACGAACTCCACTCTGGACCCCTCCCCTGCACCTGAAGATGCTGACCAGGACCAAGTGGcggagaaaaggaggagaggtgAGGGGGAGAATGGAGATGtagggaagaaagaggaggagagaagaggagctgggaaaaagagagaaggagacaagGGGGCAGTACTGGAGTTGCTCATCGAGGGGCGCTGTGGAAGCGCAGGGCAGCAACAGCTTCAGATATCTGGCAGAGAGACTAGCTGCCCTGAGGGGAATGTACGACTCCGGATTGGACTCCAGGCCAAACGCACCAAGAAGCCGCCCAAGATTTTGGAGAGCTATGTCTGCAAGCCCACCATCAGGACCTATCAGAGACAGGCCAGGGGGGGACTGCTGAAGGGGGATGGAGAGGGAGGAGCGGGCCAACAGAGTAAAACCAGTTCTACTCCAGACGAGGCAACCAGGGAGAATCGCTCAGGCTTGGATGCTGTCCAGACCACATCCAAACAAACTGCATCTGCTGCTTCACCACCAgttgcatcatcatcattatcatcgtcatcatcatcttcgTCATCGCAGCCACTGTCTTTATCATCGACATATACTACAGCTCCTACCCCAGCCTCAGTCCCTGCCATAGCCAGCCAAGGGACCAAGTCTGCCAAACAG GTTCCTATCAAACTGGCAGATAAGACAGAGGCGAATTCAAATGGCTCATCTGAGAGAGTGAAGAAAGAGAAGCTTCCTAGCGTCAATGGCCAGCCAGTACCTGCTGGACTCAAACCCTGCTCGCCCACAACAGACCAGACAGCTTCAACAACCTCTTCCACCCCATCCATCCAAACGCTCTCTGCGACGGAAACCAGGAATGAAGGAAAAACCTCCAAGAAACATAATGGTTTGGTgcagacaaagaaacagaagGGGCTATCGAATGGAAAAGGCTCTGCTGACAGCCTTGGCAATACCCCTCCTTCGAAAATCAAAGTTGGAAAACACAGCAgttcctcctctgtttctcccATGGACTCGTCTACAAGACCTCcagtctccaccagctcctatAAGAGTAGACCAGACTCTCCTTGCTCTCCCTCGGTCACCCCTAAACCACAATCCTCCCCCACTGTGGATCCCTCTTCGGCCCAATCCCAAGATCAGGATCCCTCCCTACAGCCctcacaagagaaaaagagagagaaagagaggaaagtgaagaaagagaaacGGAAAGAGAAAAAATCAAAGCGAGATAGGTTGGAGGCTGAAAGAGCAAAGAGTGAAAGCAGAAAGGAGGAaggcaaaaagaagaaaaaagagaaagggaaagatgGTAAATCGAGGCACGGTAAAGAAAAGGATGAAAGACATAGGACTGATGATACATGGAGGGATGAACTCAAGACTGAAAGAGGAAAGGCTGAGAAAAAGAGTGATAAGCTTACCCCAGACGGACAAAGAACAGAAGATAATAATGCAAAATGTGGTGAAACAGTTGACTGTGGTAAATTAGATAAAACCTCTAAAGTAGTGAACCCAGGAAGACCAGATGAGAAGGACAGGGCGGACGACAGTtgcaaaccagttaaacaagcTGAGccagcaacaacaacaggtgACACCAGTAAATCAAAAGAACAAGATGTCTCAAGACATTCAACTGTGCCTCCAAACCACccctcttcttctgctcctccctctctgcccaCTCCTCCTGCCCGTGCCCCCGTttctcccccttcctccccccaAGAGCAGGACAGCAGACCGCTCAAGAAACGTAAAGCCAGGCGGCCCAGCTGGACCAAGCTGGTGCACCGAGCTCAGAGGGCGGAGAATCAGGAAGCCCCCTCAGATTCTCAGCATAATCCTTTACTAAGTTTTCCCCAGAACCCCAAGACGTCCCTTCCTGCCAAGACTGCTATTCAGCAGACTGATGAGTCACACCCAGCTCCCTCTAGCTCCTTAACCAGCagctcctcccctctctcttctgcAACCAAACCTTCATCCCCAAAGCAGAGTCACCCCACATCAGATCCTAGCCCCCCTGCTTCCAGATGCCCTGTAACCCCTTCCCGAAAAAGGGGCCGCCCTAAATCCCACACCTATATCTTAGATGAACCTCCCCCTAGACTGTCACCAAACGCCATCCCAACTGAGGTGCCGCCTTTGGGGTGTGACGGAGTTCAGAAAGCCCCTGTGCTGGAGCCAAGTCCAATACTGCAGAGTGCTGCACAGTCTAAATCCAGCCCGAAGAAGCGTGGCCGTCCTCCCAAACGACCCCTCCCTGAGGACCAGAGTGGAGATGCACTGAATCAAACTGATGATACCCTCAGGAGTACAGATTTTCATCCTCCTGAAAAGGGAAACAGGCAGCTAAAGATCAGGAGGCTGATAAAtgagatgaagaaaagaaagaagaggagactTCACAAAGTAATGCTGTCTGGGTATGTAGGGAAGGAGGCAAGGAGAAGCGAGGCAGCAGATGGCGAGACCTCTTTAAGAATGTGTAAATCGATAGAGACTACAACAGTACACACGCTCTCAGCCCTGTCCTCCTTTGGGGGTAAGCTGGGCCCTCAGATCAATGTTAGCAAGAGAGGGACCATCTACATGGGCAAGAGGCGAGGACGCAAGCCTAAAGCTCAAACAGCTAACCTAAATTCCAACTCCCAGAACTACACTCAGTCGTCTCTGTTTACCAATCCCTCTGAAACATCTCTCTTCTCGTCTAACCAATCCCAGCCTCCTCCGTCTCACCCCTTTCCCTCCCCATCTCTCACCCACTCCAGTGGGGCCCAGAGCCCTTACAGTGAGGGAAGCGTCACAGAACCTACATCCCTACTTTTTCCTCACcctttctccctcccttccccaTCATCCTCCTGTACCTCCCCCcgtcctccctcctcctcatccctctctccctttgtgAAGAAGAGTTGTCCATGCCAGGGAAGGCATCACTTCCCCTTTCACCAGTCTTCATGTAAGCTGTCCTGTCCCACCCCTCCACTGCATCACACACCTGGCTCTCCTGGCCACCTAAAAGAGGCCACCCCCTCCCCCAGGAGCGAATCGCACAGCGAAGAGACGTTGCCTAGTGACAGCGGCATTGGAACGGATAACAACAGCGTCTCTGAGCGAGGGGAGATGAGGGGAGCTCGAGGCATGCTCAGGTTGGGTCAAGGGTCAGTGATTCTAGGGGGTCAAAAACACTCCTCTTTTGTGGACcgttcctcctctgtctcctcaccCCTCTCTCACATCCCTAGACACACAAACCCCATCACCAACTCGACTACTCTGGAGCAGCACAGAGATAGACACAGGCACAGGCGGAGGGATTACGACTGCTCCTCTTCCTGTACTTGCTTGTGCCCGTGCCCCTGTCCAGGACACAACAAGTGCACTCATTCGGACTATTATTCTTGCCTTGGGCACAATGCactgaagagacagaaaaataaacacaagaagAAGCACCAGCAGCTGCACATGCAGGATCCAGAGTTTCTGTCTGAACTAGAAGATCTGATCGCTCAGTTCAGCGAGGTCCATATCGGAAGGAGAAGTTGGGCAAGGACAGGATTGGGACAGGGATTTGATGGGAGCGGAAACGCTGCTGGGGGAAGGCGCCAtcactcttcctctcattctctcCGCTCCAACATCTTCAGGATCAATCTGAATGGCTTTTACTCGCCTCACCCTTCATCTTACTCTGCTAATCCCTCCTTCTCCCCCCAGCCTTTCTACCCCTGCCAGCCAGTGCATTGTAACAGAAAGCCGGACCGTAGGCAGTGCGGTTGCCCTTCAAAGTTCCAGGAGACCATTGAAAATATGGGCTTTTACAGCAGCTATCCCCCAGCCACAACACTTTACCACCACCTACCCAGCTCCTACCCGCTTCCATCTCCACACCAGTACGCCCCACATCAGCCCCACCATGCCCACTTCCTCCTCAACCCTGCTAGATTCCACAGACGCAGGAGCAGGTTGCTGAGGGAGGGAGCTTTAGGAGGAGAGGTCGAAGGAGATATGGGAGGAGGCGGTGGAGGAGGCCCACACCTCAGCTCAGGGTTCACATCCAGCCTCTCCTGTGGCTGTGGCAGGAgcgaacacaaacacaaacacaaacatcgtCACAGGCAATGTGAGCGAGACATGGATGACGAGGAGGAGTTgcatgaggatgaggaggaagacgGTATGGAGAGAGAAGGGCTGTCCAGTTCAAAGCCAAGGTCAAGATTCATTTTAGGGCAAGGAGAAGGAGTAAGGAAAGGGACAAGAGGAATGGGGAGTATGATGTCGCCTTGGTTATGTGAGAACGGAAATGATtccttctcctctgctgctgcctcatcatcttcatcttcaacCGAGAGGTTCAAACATACATCTCTCACCTCACTGGGCCTGGGTTCCTCTCACCTGTCTTCATTTGGAGGAGGCTGGGGTGGCCTGGGCCAGAGTTGGACTAAACTCGGGGGCCTTGGAGGTACAGGATTTGGAAACTCCAGCTGGAGATCCTTCAACGGGGAGCGACACACAGGCCGAATTATTGAATCAGACGGAGAGGACGATGATGGGGAGGACGTTCAACAGTCACATCTGTACAGGACGTCCCCATCCCCGACACATACCAACCTGTTCACATCagctgccatggcaacagggGGGCGCGGTCTGAGGAGTGGATTGGCCAGTAGGAATCAAGGAAGTGGAGACCGGTCATGGAGGAGAGACGAGCCAGCttggacagagaggagagaagcag GTTTACAAGGTGACTCAAGAAGCCGGGGGCAGCAGAAAAGTGTGCCAACACCAGACAGCGTAgaggtgaaaaacaaaagaaggcCAGGACGGCCCAGGAAGCACCCACTGCCCTCCACTTTATCTTCCCCCACACACTCCTCTGCAGCTCCCCCCATGTCATCACCCGACCTCTTGCCAGGATACAGCCACAGCAGAGATGGGAGAGAAGTgggagggagaagagaagaaaggggCCCGGAGAGAGATCGAGGAGGAAACGACACAGTGCAGCAGGTGACAGAGTCAGAGCTGCAAGccaagaggaagagaggacGAAAGAGAAAACATGGTGACTCTCCCTGTCATCAGAG CACTGTGTGCTAA